One Balaenoptera musculus isolate JJ_BM4_2016_0621 chromosome 13, mBalMus1.pri.v3, whole genome shotgun sequence genomic region harbors:
- the LOC118906511 gene encoding WD repeat and coiled-coil-containing protein, which produces MELGKGKLLRTGLNALYQAIHPIHGLAWTDGNQVVLTDLHLHGGEARFGDSAVIGQFEHVYGVSWAPPGTADTPALLAVQHKKHVVVWQLCPSTMETSKWLMSQTCEISQSLPLLPQGCVWHPKSAVLTVLTAQDVSVFHNVHWDSSRVKVDISTQGLIHCACWTQDGQRLVVAVGSSVHSYIWDSAQKTLHRCSFCPVFDVDSYVRSIGATVDSQVAIATELPLDKICGLNASGTFDVPPSSEGTCLYTLPVIDKVSSETSSETPVSPFSSSFSDPLDLTHIHFDRSKSEASSLICLRKKDYLTGTGLDSSHLVLLTFEKEVTQKRKVTIPGILVPDLIAFNLKAQVVAVASNTCNIIFIYSVIPSFMPNIQQIQLESNERPKGISFLTDKLLLILIGKQKSSDSAFLLSSKSDQYTIRLIVREVMLEEDSPVTLSENQSGYSAFSTLLNKASRKNLIESLSPDFCHQNGGLLLTANSSSQSGRPGRTLIQEIKSPPSSICDGSTALETLDAGPVNQSVTLPGPSGTPDHTRTAGPPNLQVEKETYQLSKILEILSRNLTEVQQRLSELSDFLRNGKKSSPVYPLSQDVPYVHITCQKSYFLGPVVEKRAVLLCNGKLRLSTVQQTFGLSLIEMLHDSHWILLCADSEGFIPLTFTATQEIVIRDGRSNDFRGPVS; this is translated from the exons ATGGAGTTGGGAAAAGGAAAACTTCTCAGGACTGGACTGAATGCGTTGTATCAAGCAATACACCCAATTCACGGCCTTGCCTGGACTGATGGGAATCAGGTAGTCCTGACCGATTTACACCTTCACGGTGGAGAGGCCAGGTTTGGGGACTCAGCGGTCATTGGACAATTTGAACATGTGTATGGGGTGTCCTGGGCCCCACCTGGTACAGCTGACACACCTGCTCTGCTCGCTGTCCAGCACAAGAAGCATGTCGTTGTGTGGCAGCTGTGTCCTAGCACTATGGAGACAAGCAAATGGCTGATGTCTCAGACCTGTGAGATTAGTCAGtcactccctctccttccccagggctGTGTGTGGCACCCAAAAAGTGCTGTCCTGACTGTGTTGACTGCACAGGATGTCTCCGTTTTCCATAATGTTCACTGGGACAGTTCCCGGGTCAAAGTGGACATCAGCACCCAAGGCCTCATTCACTGTGCATGTTGGACCCAGGATGGCCAGAGGCTGGTGGTGGCCGTAGGCAGCAGCGTGCATTCTTATATTTGGGACAGTGCTCAGAAGACTCTTCACAGGTGCTCCTTCTGCCCAGTGTTTGATGTGGACAGCTACGTGCGCTCAATCGGAGCCACTGTGGACTCACAGGTCGCTATAGCCACTGAGCTTCCACTCGATAAGATTTGTGGCTTAAATGCATCTGGAACCTTTGATGTTCCCCCTAGTAGTGAAGGCACTTGTCTGTATACTTTACCAGTTATTGACAAAGTTTCCTCTGAAACAAGTTCTGAAACACcagtttctcccttttcttcatccttttctgaTCCTCTGGATCTAACTCATATACACTTTGATAGATCTAAATCTGAGGCTAGTTCTCTTATTTGTCTAAGAAAAAAGGACTACTTGACAGGAACTGGCCTGGATTCTTCACACTTGGTCCTCTTGACCTTTGAGAAGGAGGTTACCCAGAAAAGAAAAGTCACCATCCCAGGCATTCTGGTTCCTGATCTAATAGCGTTTAATCTTAAAGCACAGGTAGTCGCAGTGGCTTCCAATACgtgtaatataatttttatctattcTGTCATTCCATCATTTATGCCAAACATCCAGCAAATTCAGTTAGAGAGTAATGAAAGACCAAAAGGCATAAGTTTCTTGACAgataaattattgttaattttgatAGGAAAACAGAAATCCAGTGATTCggcatttcttctttcttcaaagTCTGATCAGTATACGATTCGTTTGATTGTTAGAGAAGTTATGTTGGAAGAAGACTCTCCAGTGACACTGAGTGAAAACCAGAGTGGTTACTCTGCTTTCAGTACTCTGTTAAATAAAGCAAGTAGAAAAAACCTAATTGAAAGTCTTTCCCCAGATTTTTGTCACCAAAACGGAGGGCTCTTGTTAACAGCTAATAGCAGCAGTCAAAGTGGAAGGCCTGGAAGAACTCTTATTCAAGAAATCAAAAGTCCTCCATCCAGTATCTGTGATGGCTCCACAGCCCTAGAAACTCTAGATGCCGGGCCTGTTAACCAGTCGGTAACACTGCCCGGACCCAGCGGCACACCAGACCACACTAGAACCGCGGGACCTCCTAACTTACAAGTGGAAAAGGAAACTTACCAGCTATCTAAGATACTGGAAATTTTATCTAGGAACCTGACTGAAGTGCAGCAGCGTCTTTCTGAACTCTCAGACTTTCTACGTAATGGAAAGAAATCCTCTCCAGTGTATCCACTCTCTCAGGATGTGCCTTATGTTCACATCACTTGCCAG aaatcttattttttaggTCCTGTTGTAGAAAAAAGAGCCGTGCTTCTCTGCAACGGCAAGCTAAGACTCAGTACAGTCCAGCAGACTTTTGGCCTCTCTCTTATTGAAATGCTGCATG ACTCCCACTGGATCCTTCTCTGTGCTGATAGCGAAGGCTTCATCCCCTTAACTTTCACAGCCACACAGGAAATAGTCATAAGAGATGGTAGGTCAAATGACTTTAGGGGCCCTGTCTCTTGA